DNA sequence from the Salvia splendens isolate huo1 chromosome 19, SspV2, whole genome shotgun sequence genome:
AGCAAACAGCGGAGGCGGCTGCGATGTACATTCCGATCCAAGGCATAGGTTTATTCAGCTCCGCCTGGACTTTGTCCATGTAATCATTGTTGCAGTAGTAATTGCAGGTATTACAATCCATcgacattttattttaatttattaaatagaGTGAGATTAGATGTTTTGGGGATCAAAGAAAGTGATCGGAATCGGACGCCAAGGCGTAGGGTTTCTGTTATCTGCGCCGCGATTCGCGTCTTCTTCTCTCATATTCCAGCAATAGACACCACGGCCGATTCCGGTGAGAGAGAAGAAACAATCTGGGGCTTAATCGCACACTGTTACTCCCTCGTGATGGATTTCTTGGTTAATTTTTCGATCTGATGCAGCGTTGGTAGAAGAAAATGAGAGAGGAAAAACGAGTGCATGCACTCATTTCTATCGTAAAAGTAAATTTgagaaattttattgatttgattTTGGATTGGCATAAAGCAATGGAATGCAATTTAAGAAAACTAGATTCATACCTATTTAACTAAAAGAATTGTAATTTGCCTAAGTTATCTCTAACTctctcttactccctccgtcccactttaggagtcccgatttacCATTTTTAAGTGTCCCATTTTAAGAGTCCTGATTGGAATTTCTATAAATGGTAttaggcctcacattccactaactttttttactCACGTTTTATTAtgaaactaatataaaaaaagtaggACTCAAATTTCACTaacccgtgccgaactcaaTTAGGACTGTtaaaatgggacggagggagtactatttactGATTTACTCCATTCAGTAAATATGTTGATCGATTGTAGGGTTAGAATTTGTCACCTGGCGAAAAATTATGCCAGttaataattatagtagtactagttaaTTATAAAGGGTATTTAAGTAATGATAAGATTTTTTATACCTATATTTCTGCCAATAaacaattttatttcattattttagtaGTAGTTATTATAGCAATATTTTATTTCGTTCGTAGCAATAGAAATTGCATCGCGACAATCTATAATCAATATAATATTACACATAAGCTCATTTTGCATTAAGTTTTTCTCCTCATTTACGAAAGTTTCAGGATTGTATGATATTTTTCAGTTATTCTAAATCCTATAACTTCGTCACTAGTTATATCATCACGAGTTAAGTGtcgatttttcttgatttttggtAGATACGATATTATTTcctaaattaatactccctcctatTCTTATTAATcctctcattttgtcattttgtccGATCACTattaattacttcattcatttttattatatttggtaAATGGACATAATATTCCACTTAATCTTTATATCCATAATTATTAGGGTTATTAGCCtgtaaatacatgaactttcaattttttctattttttccccaaaactttgttttttgaatataaatacatgaactttcaacttttttgttttttccccCGATTCAAAATTCCGATCAAATTGAAGATGATGTGGAAAATGcatacttattttattatctatgTGGCAGAAAATGAGAATAAAGAAAATCTGACATGGATAAAAAGGAAAACCCTTGTCTTTTTCCTCTCCTTTATCGGTTCTCTCCCTTTCCCCTTTCTCTCCCTTTCCCCTTTACTTCTCTCAAAATTTTTCATCTCCTTGGACGAGACAGTGGCTGTAAAATGATTGATAAAGTTATTGGTGGTCCCAAGACATCCAAATCTTCTAGAGAAACATGGCATAGGTAAATTATGTGATCAATATTAAACTATGCTTTTGGTAGGGTTTAGtgattttcttattcttttgtTGGGGATGCTTACCTTCTACATATTTGATAATAGCCCTAAAATGGATTTATTATTACTTGCTTTTTCTAAATTATGGTACTCCATACACACGCCCAACAAATACATGCCCAGTTTATATTTAATGACAAGTGTTTACTAATTTATGATGCAATTTTGTTCTACTCTGTTATTTGCAGTGATGAATTTGCCATTTATTTTCACTATGGAGGTGGTTTTGAAAACATAGATGGTGTTAAAATTATACTGGGGGAAGTTTTGTTGGGAGGTATGGCTTTGATCCTGATAAATTTGGCTATTTTGACATTGAAGAAGAAGTTAAAAAATTAGGCGTTATGTCATGGTCTAAGATGTGCTACAAAATTCTAGATCGGAATTTGTATGTGATTATTAAATCTGATAAAGAAGTTACGCAAATGTTGGCATATCTTTCTCACAGAAACAGAACAGTTAGTATATTTATAGATGGTGGGAAGAGATTAGAAGATGGATTTGTGGAGAAAAGTCAGGAAGTAGTTGCTGAAAATATTGGGCAAAATGTGGGTGACAATGAAGAGTTGAGTTGTGATATAGATGTGAATTATTACCCATCTCAAAGTGAGGAGAGTGACAATGAGCTAACTGATATTGAACTATTTGATGAGAACGATAGTGCTTGCGCTGTGAAAGAAAGGAAAATGGTGGTAGGTGATGATATATCTAAACTCCTTGATGCTGGTGTTGGCAATGATGAGAATGAGAATATTTCTGATTATGCAAGCTCTGACAGTGATGTGCATTCATTTGAAAGTGATGACAACGATGATGATATTGGTCGTTTTAAGTGTAGGAGAAAGAAGGTTGTGTTATAATCCAAAATGTGATCATAGAACCTTAAAAATTCGGTTAGGAATGCAATTCCATGATGTGTCTGAGTGTAGAGAGGCTCTTACGACTTGGGCTATAGAGAACGGAAAATTTATACACTTTAAGAGGGTTGAAAAAGATCGGTTAGAAGCCAAATgcaatccaccttgtccttggaGGGTTTATGCTAGTGTTGTGAATGATACAAAGATTTTTGAAATCAAGAGATATGATGGTGAACACGATTGTCCTAGGGAAATGAATAACAAGCTTATAAGCTCAAAATGGATTGCCAAAAAATACTTGAATGTGTTTAGATCGCGACCAAACTACCGCGTGAAGGATTTAGCATTGGACATCCTACAAAGATATGCGAGTGAAGTCAATAAAAATAGACTTTACAAAGCTAAGGCCATTGCTGTAGAGCTCTTAAGAGGATCAATTGAAGAACATTATGGTTTACTCAAGAGTTACATAGCTGAACTAAAGAGGGCAGATTTGATTTGCTTTTGGGTAATGGAGATGTTTTCAAAGGGATGTACATGGGCTTTAGTTCGCTTGTGAAAGGCTTCAAGATGAGTTGCAGGCCTCTGATTGCACTTGATGGTTGCTTCTTAAAGACTTTCTTAGGTGGAATTTTAGTGAGTGTCGTTGGACAAGATGGAAACAATGAAATATATCCGATTGCTTGGGCTATAGTTGAGGTAGAGAATGAGCAATGTTGGACATGGTTTCTAAAGTGTCTCATTGAGGATCTTAACATTGCAGATGGAGCGGGATGGACATTCATCAGTGATCAACAGAAGGTATACATTTATGATTTATTTCTGTtactaaactaaaatatttactAACTAGTATAAATGTTTGAATTTCCAGGGGCTTACAAATGCAGTCAGTACTTTAGCGCCGCTTGCTGAACACAGAAATTGTGCACGCCATGTGTACATGAATTGGAAGAAGACACACAAGGAACATGATCTAAAGAAACTGTACTGGAAGGCAGTTAAAAGCACCTATGTAGAGAAATTCAAATCAGCCATTCAAGAAATGAAGGTAGAGAGTCGAGCTGCTTATGAAGACTTCATTGGCAGGGATACAAAAAAATTTTGTAAGGCTTTCATCTCCACCTCTGCATGTAGCGACGTGATTACTAGTAACATCGCTGAGTCATTTAATGCAAGTATTGTTGAAGCTAGAGGCAAGCATATAATTCACATGTTTGAGGAAATTAGGTGCACTCTCATGACACAACAAGTAAGCAGGTTACATAAAATCTCGAAGGTGCATGGAAGAATTTGTCCCAATATTATGGAAAAGATTGAAAAGTTAAAGTTTGATAGTCGTGAATACACTGCACATCCTGCGTTGGGTGGGAAATTTGAGGTTCACTTTGAGGATGATAAGTTTGTTGTGAATCTCGGGGATCGTACATGTACTTGTAGAGTTTGGGATTTAACTGGAATACCATGTGTGCATGGCTTAGCTTGTATAAGGTTCAAAAATGAAGATGCAACTACCTTTGTAGATGATTATTATACAGTAAGCAGATATCTTGAGGGCTATAAGGTGGGATTGGAACCCATTAGGGGTCAGAGAATGTGGCCCGAGGTAGAAGAAACCATTGTCAAGCCCCCAGTGATAAGAAGAATGCCCGGTAGACCcaagaaaaagagaagaagagcaCCTGAGGAAAAAGATCCTAAATgtcctcaaaaaaaaaaaagaactggAGTGCAGATGACTTGCCAAAACTGTCACCAACAAGGGCACAACAGCAGGAGTTGCAAGAACGATCCagttgaaaaaataccgaaggaAAAGGTAGTGAAGTTTCCTATTGTACCTTTATATAACTATATTAATTgctatatttatatatgattcTCTAGGGTAAAAGGGGAAGGCCTGCAAAGAAAATTCCACAACAAAATAGCTTAGTAGGCTCGAGTCGAGGAACACGAAAAGAGCATCCACAAATGTCCATCTCTGCCAATGCTAATGCTCGTCAAGTTGCTAATGCTTGTCAAGTGAAGGAAAGGGCATTAGCTAGGAAAGGAGTTGGAGTGATTGGTTTTGAGGAGAGTGGAAACATTTATATGAGGGTATATTGATTAAACTTACGTTTTTTTGTTAAATctcatttttgaaaaattgatGTGATATTCTAACATAATGTATATGATACAGATGTCTTCTCACAACAAGGTAATACATGTGAACAAGGAGATTTCAAGCACATCAAGTTCAAGGATTAGACAAAGCAATGTCATGAAAGTTTGTTCACCACAAGAGAGTCAGAGCAAACCAACACAAGGGAACGATGATTGATTAcaagtttttttataaaaaaaattgtactagttttttgttagtttttggtgatatttgttttgtgaaattgttgaatttggatGGGAAAAATGATGAATTTTTGAAGTGTAATGGAATTATGAAGAAATTTGAATGAAAAAATGATGGAATGTAATGagtttttttatcataattattttgtaaattttcaTGATATTAACATTAAATTTAGCGAAGAAAGTTTGGGGAAATGCAAGAAAGTTTCGTTCAATTTGGGGAAATATCAGaaagtttcaaaagttttggGGAAATATCAGAAAGTTTAATTACAAAGTTTCCTTTTTATCCATGTCAGATTTTCTTTATTCTCATTTTCTGCCAcatagataataaaataagtatgCATTTTCCACATCATCTTCAATTTGATCGGAATTTTGAATCGgggtaaaaaacaaaaaagttgaaagttcatgtatttatattcaaaaaacaaagttttggggaaaaaacagaaaaaattgaaagttcatgtatttacaGGCTAATAACCctaattattactataaaactaaatATTTAAAAGTGAGATGCACATTGCACTAACTTTTTCCTTCCACTTTTTGTTAACAGAGTGAAAAATTTTCTTAAACTCCCACCCGTAAAAAATGGGACAATTAATGGGAACGGAGTTGTATTCACCATGTCTCATTAGTATTGGGGCATTTCTTTTGCGTACAAGATTAAGAGTATACACAATAAATACCAGAAAATCAGCTTCATTTTCAACCGCAATCCATTTTTATTTCAGCCATAAGACCTGCAATAAAGTCAGCCTCATTTCCATTCATAACTCATTTCAtcactttttatcatttgtaatgttattttcttttaatttttgaattacaAAAAATTA
Encoded proteins:
- the LOC121779053 gene encoding uncharacterized protein LOC121779053 translates to MQFHDVSECREALTTWAIENGKFIHFKRVEKDRLEAKCNPPCPWRVYASVVNDTKIFEIKRYDGEHDCPREMNNKLISSKWIAKKYLNVFRSRPNYRVKDLALDILQRYASEVNKNRLYKAKAIAVELLRGSIEEHYGLLKSYIAELKRADLICFWVMEMFSKGCGILVSVVGQDGNNEIYPIAWAIVEVENEQCWTWFLKCLIEDLNIADGAGWTFISDQQKGLTNAVSTLAPLAEHRNCARHVYMNWKKTHKEHDLKKLYWKAVKSTYVEKFKSAIQEMKVESRAAYEDFIGRDTKKFCKAFISTSACSDVITSNIAESFNASIVEARGKHIIHMFEEIRCTLMTQQVSRLHKISKVHGRICPNIMEKIEKLKFDSREYTAHPALGGKFEVHFEDDKFVVNLGDRTCTCRVWDLTGIPCVHGLACIRFKNEDATTFVDDYYTVSRYLEGYKVGLEPIRGQRMWPEVEETIVKPPVIRRMPGRPKKKRRRAPEEKDPKCPQKKKRTGVQMTCQNCHQQGHNSRSCKNDPVEKIPKEKGKRGRPAKKIPQQNSLVGSSRGTRKEHPQMSISANANARQVANACQVKERALARKGVGVIGFEESGNIYMRMSSHNKVIHVNKEISSTSSSRIRQSNVMKVCSPQESQSKPTQGNDD